The following proteins are co-located in the Vicugna pacos chromosome 3, VicPac4, whole genome shotgun sequence genome:
- the NIPAL4 gene encoding magnesium transporter NIPA4 yields the protein MEPPAGNASCENGSLIRLYCSSQQVLCQIIADLGPEMPSNVTSHSWQERFRQSYSFYVGLGLAFLSSFLIGSSVILKKKGLQRLVASGATRAVDGGYGYLKDAMWWAGFLTMAAGEVANFGAYAFAPATVVTPLGALSILISAILSSYFLGESLNLLGKLGCVICVAGSTVMVIHAPEEEKITTVMEMAAKMKDTGYIVFAVLLLVFCLILIFVIAPRYGQRNILIYIIICSVIGAFSVSAVKGLGITIKNFFQGMPVVRHPLPYILSLILALSLSTQVNFLNRALDIFNTSLVFPIYYVFFTTMVVASSVVLFKEWYSMSAVDIAGTLSGFVTIILGVFMLHAFKDLDISQTSLPHMHKNPTPPPAPEPSVTRREDKNVLVDSIELCSTPSPEEKPRVFTIHS from the exons ATGGAGCCGCCGGCCGGCAACGCCAGCTGCGAGAACG GTTCCCTGATCCGCCTGTACTGCTCCTCCCAGCAAGTTCTGTGTCAGATCATCGCTGACCTCGGCCCTGAGATGCCCAGCAATGTCACCTCTCACAGCTGGCAGGAGAGGTTCAGGCAGAGCTACAGCTTCTACGTCGGCCTGGGGCTGGCCTTCCTGTCCAGCTTCCTCATCGGCAGCAGCGTCATCCTCAAGAAGAAAGGCCTCCAGCGACTGGTGGCCTCGGGGGCCACGCGGGCAG TGGACGGAGGCTACGGCTACCTGAAGGACGCGATGTGGTGGGCTGGATTTCTCACCA TGGCTGCTGGAGAAGTCGCCAACTTCGGGGCCTACGCGTTTGCTCCTGCAACAGTCGTCACACCTCTGGGAGCACTGAGTATCCTCATAAG CGCCATCCTTTCCTCCTATTTCCTGGGGGAGAGTCTGAACCTGCTGGGAAAGCTGGGCTGTGTGATCTGTGTGGCCGGCAGCACCGTGATGGTGATACACGCCCCCGAGGAAGAGAAGATCACCACCGTCATGGAGATGGCTGCCAAGATGAAGGACACAG GGTACATCGTGTTTGCCGTGCTTCTGCTGGTGTTCTGCCTCATCCTCATCTTCGTCATCGCCCCACGCTACGGACAGAGGAACATCCTCATTTACATCATCATCTGCTCTGTGATCGGAGCCTTCTCTGTGTCCGCCGTCAAGGGCCTGGGCATCACCATTAAAAACTTCTTCCAGGGGATGCCCGTAGTGCGGCACCCTCTCCCCTACATCCTGTCCCTCATCCTGGCACTTTCGCTCAGCACTCAGGTCAATTTCCTCAACAGGGCGCTGGACATTTTTAACACCTCCCTGGTGTTCCCCATCTACTACGTGTTCTTCACCACAATGGTGGTTGCCTCCTCCGTCGTCCTCTTCAAGGAGTGGTACAGTATGTCTGCCGTGGACATTGCGGGCACCTTGTCTGGCTTTGTCACCATCATCCTGGGTGTGTTCATGCTTCATGCTTTCAAAGACCTGGACATCAGCCAGACCAGCCTGCCACACATGCACAAaaatcccaccccacccccagccccagagccCAGTGTCACTAGACGTGAAGACAAGAATGTCCTCGTGGACAGTATAGAACTCTGCAGCACCCCATCACCAGAAGAGAAGCCCAGAGTATTTACAATCCATTCGTAA